GGGCTCCGGCCGGAGCCCGATCCCGAGCAGTCCGGCGATCGCCCAGCCGCCGGCCATCCAGACCAGGGGTGCCGGCGGCATCGCCGCTCAGGACGCGGGCAGGCTCCGGCGGAGCCGGTCCAGGGCGGCCAGCACCGCGCCCTGCTCGGGGCCGCCCGTGCTCAGGGGCCGGACGCGACGGACGGCCTCCGGCGAAAGCTCCGCCTGCTCCGGCTCGAGCAGGGCGACCGCCGCCAGCTCGCCCAGCGGCGGCCGGGCCGAACGCGCCTCGGCCGCCAGGGCGACCAGCACCGCCCGGGCCCGCGGCGCGCGGCGGCGGATCGCCCCGGCCATCTCCTGCAGGGCCTCCACCGGGTCGCCCGCCGGCGCCGGCCGGATCTCCACCGCCGCCAGGCGCTCCTCGGGCAGCCGCGGCGCCAGCGCGGCCGCCAGCTGCCCCCTCGTCCCGGCCTCGGCCAGCGCCCACACCCCGGGCGCGGCCGCCATCCGGGTCGCGGCCAGATCCTCCAGGCTCTCCTCGTCGACACCCCAGACGTACGCGCCCAGGCGGCGGCGAATCTCGGCCTCCGTCCGCGCCAGGAGCCGCTGCGCCTCCTCCGGCGTCCCCTTGACGGCGATCCGCACCTCCACCCCGGTCGGCTTGGCGTAGGTGGCCACGCTGGGGTTGGCCCGGCTGGTCAGATCGGAGAGCCGCTCCGCCACCAGCGACTCGCCCAGTCCGGTCAGCTTCAGGCGCCTGCGCAGCAGGGAGACGCCGCTCCGGCCGCGGAGCCGAGGCTCCACCTCCCGGCTCCACATGGCCCGCATCTCCCGGGGCACGCCGGGGAGGAGCACCAGCACCCGGCCGTCACGCTCCACCCACCAGCCCGGGGCGGTCCCCATCGGGTTCGGCAGGAAGCGGGCGGAGGGGATCCGCTCCGCCTGGCGCTCGTTGCTGAGCGGCAGCCCCAGCCGCTGCCGCAGCGCCCGCTGGCGCTCGAGCTCCGCCTCGTCCACCCTCCGCTCCTCGCCCAGGAAGCCGGCCACCGCCTCCCGGGTGACGTCGTCGTCGGTGGGTCCCAGCCCGCCGCTGGCCACGATCAGGTCCGACCGCCCCCAAGCCAGTTCCAGGAGCTGGCGGAGCCGGGCAGGGTTGTCGCCCACCTGGCTCACCCAGAAGCAGTCGACGCCCAGCTCGGCCAGCCGCCCGGCCAGCCAGGCCGCGTTGGTGTCCACGATCTCGCCCAGGAGAAGCTCCGTGCCGACCGAGAGGATCTCCCCCCGCACCCTCCCACCCCCGCCGCCAGTCTACAGCCTCTCCCCGCCCGCCCCGGCCGGCTCAGGGGGGACCGACGCGGACCCGGCTGCGCAGCTCCTCGAGGAGCGCCGGCCCGATCCCCCGCACTTCCAGCAGCTCGTCGACGGAGCGGAAGCCGCCCCGCGCCTCCCGCAGGGCCACGATCGCCTGGGCCCGGGCGGGCCCGATCCCCGGCAGCCGGTCCAGCTCCTCGGCGGTGGCCCGGTTCAGGTCCAGCCGGCCCCCCGCCTGGGTCCCGCCCGCCGGGCCGGCGGAGGCGGCTCCCCCCTCGCCCGTGGCAGGCCACCCGCCGGGGGCCGCCGCTCCGGGGGGTGCAGCCGCCACACCCGCGCCGGGGTCGCTGGAGAGGACGGGCCAGCCGGGGAACCGCGCCGCTTCCTGGCGCGTGGGCACGGTGACGCGCACCCCGTCCGCCAGCGGCGCGGCCAGGTTGAGGAGGTCGGCGGCCGCCTGGTCGGTCGGGCCGCCGGCGGCCTCCAGCGCCTCGCCCAGGCGGGCCCCTTCGTGCAGCGGGTAGAGACCCGGTCGCCTGACGGCCCCCGCGACGTGGACCCAGAGGAGAGCGCCCCGGGAGCCGCCGGAGCTGCCGCCCGCATCGCCCGGGCCGCCCTCCGGCGTTTGCACCTCCCCCGGAGACGAGCTCGGCGGCCTCCCCGACCCGGGGTGCCCGCTCCCGTCCTGGCCGGCCGACCCGTCGCGCCACTCGAGGCCCGCGGCACCACGCCCGGCGCCCTGGGCGGGCGACCCGGCCCGCACCCACCAGAGGCCCGCGGCGGCCAGCAGGAGGAGCAGGGCGACGCCCGCCGCCGGTCCCCGAACCGTTCTCGGCACGTTCTCGCCCCGTCTTCCATATTATCCCACGCGCTCAGACATTGGAAGTTCCTAGGAGGTTGACCAGCCCGAGGGCGAGGAGGAGGAGGCCGCCCCACCACTCCGCAGCCAGGCTCCAGCGCCGCCCCAGGCGAAGCAGGGGGCGCCCGGCCAGGAGCGCCAGGTAGCTGAAGAGGGCCGTGGCCACGCCGGTCGGCAGGATGGGGAGCCCCATCAGGCCGGCGCCGGCCCCCGCCGCCAGGTTGTTGGCCGAGAGGGCGGCGCCCAGGAGGAGGACCTCCGCTCCCTCGATCCGCCCGGAGAGATTCTGGTCGGCCTCCTCGGGGTAGCGGAGGATCCGGATCACCAGGCCGAGGCGGGCGAGCCGGAGCTCCTTCCCCTCCTCGGGCAGGCGGCGGGCGGCGCTCTGGACCAGGGAAGCCGCGCCGATGACGGTCAGCAGCGCGCCACCCAGGCGGTCGGCCAGGCCGATGGAGAGCCAGCCGCCCACCAGTGAGCCCAGCAACATGCCACCGGCCATGGTCAGGCCGCCCATCAGCGAGATGACCAGGTTGGCGGCCCAGCCGATGCGGATGCGCCTCACCGCGTAGGCGACGCCGGCCACCAGGTTGTCGGCGTTGGTCGCAAGGGCGAAGAGCAGGAGGTCCGCCCACAGGTGAAGCGGCCCGAAGGCGGGCGGTCTCACGTTTCCCGACACCCTCTCGCGCGCACCTGCAGGGTATGCGGCGGCGCCGGAGGATGCCTTGCCGGCCGACCGGGGTCGCCCCCCGGGCGCGGGGTGGTGAGAATGAAAGTCGGCAACGTTTTGATATGCTTCGAAATGGAGGTGGCAGCTGTGGATCCCGGCCTCGAGCTCGAGGTGATCTTCTTCCATGACGTGCTCTGCGCCTGGTGTTACGCGGTCACTCCCCGCCTGGAGCGGCTCGCCGGGGACCTGGCGCAGGAGGGCGTCGCCGTGCGGATCGAGCACCGCTCCTTCGCGCTGGCGCCCGAGGCGGCGGACCTGGAGCGGATGTTCGGCTCGCAGGAGGCGGCCAAGCGCGAGATCCTGAACCACTGGCGGGCGGCGAACGCCAACGACGACGAGCACAGGATCCGCGCGGATCGGATGGCCGAGCGACCCTTCCCCTACCCGTATTCGACGCCGGGCCTGCTGGCCTGCCAGGCGGCGGCGATCCTCGAGGGGAACGAGGGTCACCGGCGGTACTTCGCCCGCGTCCAGCGGGCGCACCTGACGGAGTGCCTGGACATCAACGACCGGGAGGTGCTCCTCGCCTGCGCGGAGGAGACCGGTTTCGACCGTGCCGCCTTCGCCCGCGCCATGGAGAGCGACGAGGCCCGTCGCCGGCTGGAGGCCGACCTGGCGCTGGCACGCGACTGGGGGATCACGGGCGTGCCGGCCATGGTGCTCGACCGCCGCTGGCTGGTGGTCGGCGCCCAGCCCTACGACCGGCTGAAGGCCGCTTTCCAGCAGGTGCTGGCGGAGCGGAACGGGGGGCAGCCGGTGGCGGCTGCCGACCCGGAAGCGGGAGGTGAGCGCAGATGAGCGGCCCCCGGGAAGATCGCCTGCCCGATGCCGCCGTCACCCGGCAAGACGGCCAGGGCACGCCTGCGGCTCGGCCCTCCAAGCCCCTGCTCCTCGTGGGGGAGGAGGGGGCGACCTGCGACTGGGAGAGCGGGAGCTGCAGCTTCGACCCGCCCCTCTCCCCGGACGGCTCCCAGGCCGGGTAGCGTCCTCCGGTCGGAGGAGCCTTCCGCCGCGGGTGCCCCTCGATGGAGAATGCGGCTTGGGAGCTGCCGTGACCGCGGTCGGCACGGACGAGCCCACCCGGTCGAGCGGGCGCCCGCGGAGGTGACGGGGTGAACGGAGAGGATCGCTACAGGCGGCTGGCGCCGGGGGTGCGCGCGCTTCCTGAGGCCGTGCCGTTCCTGGAGCGGGTGGGGGCGGTGGTCTTCGACGTCGACGGCGTCCTCTTGGATACGTCCGACTCCTACCCGCGCGTGATCAGCGAGGTGACCCAGTACGTGCTGGTCCACGACCACGGCTGGAGGGAGACGGGACGGCTGATCGAGCCGGCCGAGACGGCGCTCTTCAAGGCAGCCGGAGGCTTCAACAGCGACTGGGCCCTGACGAGGGGGGCCGTTCTCTTCTATCTCTGGAAGGCGTTGAAGCTGGAGATGGCGGCCGGCGAGGCGGGGGGCGCAGGAGCGGCGGCGGGGGCGCGCCAGGGTGGGACGGCCGCGCTCCGTCGCGCGGCGCCCTCGCTGGAGGAGCTGACCGAAGGGCTGGCGGCGGCGGGGGGTGGGCTGGGAGCGGAGTGGCGCTGGCTGGGCGAGCGCTCGGAGCCGCAGCTCCTGCGCGAGCTGGAGGCGCGCTTCGACGGGGAGCGGGTGGACCGGCTCTGCGGCGAGTTCTACGCGGGCGACCGCTGCATGGAGATGTTCGGCTATCCGGCCCGGGAGTGGCGGGGGCCCGGCCTCTGCGAGCGGGAGCGTCCCCGCCTGGAGGCCCGGCTCCTGCCGGCCCGGCTTCGCTACGGCCTCTACACCGGGCGGGTGGCCGGCGGTGAGACCCGGTTGGCGCTGGAGCGCGCCGGCCTGGTCGGGAGGATGACGCCGGGTGCGGTGATCACCGGCGACCGCTGGCGGAAGCCCGACCCGGCGGGGCTGCGTGCCGCCGCCGCCGCCCTGGACGTGGAGGTCGCCATCTTCGCGGGCGACAACATCGACGACGCCTGGACGGTGCGGAACTACCGCGAGGTGAGCGGGGACGGCGAGACGGTCTTCCTCTTCGCGGGGGTGCTGGGGGGTGCACCGGGCGACCGGGCCGAGGCGCTCTTCCGCGAGGCCGGGGCGGACCTGATCGTGGACGAGCCCGATGCGCTTCTCCGCCTCCTGGACGGGTCGGTCCCGCGGGGCTCCGGCTGATATCATGGAAGCCGTCCCAGGGTGCCACCGGGGGCGGTCGCCGGGGGCGCTCCCTGAGAGACGATCTTATGGGTGGGAGGCTGAACGATGGCCGAACATACGGTGCTCTTCGGCGGCAAGCCGGTGCAGCTGGCCGGGAAGCCCATCGAGGTGGGCCAGACGGCTCCGGACGCCACCGTGCAGGATAACTCCATGGCCGTCCGCCACCTGAGCGAGTGGTCGGGCAAGGTCCGGCTGATCGCGGCGGTCCCCTCCCTGGATACGCCGGTCTGCGACGCCGAGACGCGCCGCTTCAACCAGGAGGCCGCGTCGCTGGGCGACGACGTGGTCATCCTCACCGTCAGCATGGACCTCCCCTTCGCGCAGAAGCGCTGGTGCGGCGCGGCCGGCGTCGACCGCGTGATCACGCTCTCCGACCACATCGAGGCGAGTTTCGGCCAGGCCTACGGCACGCTGATGCCGGCGCAGCGCCTGGAGGCGCGGGCGGTCTTCGTCGTCGGCCGCGACGACAGGGTCCGTTACGTCCAGTACGTTCCCGAGGTGAGCGATCACCCCGACTACGAGGCGGCCCTGGCGGCGGTCCGCCAGGCGGTCGCCGACTGAGTCCGGTCCCACGGGCGACCCTGGCGGCCGGTCCGCCGGCCGCCAGTTCCGTCGCATCTCCCGGTTCTTCCGGGGAGCAGGAAAGGGGGTGAACCGATGGCGCGGGACTTCACGCATCTGACCGCCCTGGTGGAGTGCGCCGGCTGAGCGTCGAAGACAGGTCCGGCGGACCTGCAAGCGATGCTGGAGCCGCTTCGGCGTCTCTTCCCGCCCGCGGAGCACCCGCGGGTGGTCGCGGGCCTGGCCGATCCGGACGACGCCGCCGTCTGGCTGGGGGATGACGGGAGCGCCTACGTGCTGACCGTCGACTACTTCCTGCCGGTGGTGGACGATCCGGAGACGTACGGGCGGATCGCGGCGGTCAACGCCATGAGCGACGTCTGGGCCATGGGCGCGACGCCGATCCTGGCGCTCAACCTGGCCGCGCTGCCGGCGGACATGCCACCGGAGGTGAAGCAGGCGATCCTCCGGGGCGGGGCGGACGAGGCGCGGAAGGCGGGCATCCCCATCGCCGGCGGCCACTCGGTGGAGACCAAGGAGCCGGCCTACGGGCTGATCGTCT
The sequence above is drawn from the Bacillota bacterium genome and encodes:
- a CDS encoding molybdopterin-binding protein; translation: MRGEILSVGTELLLGEIVDTNAAWLAGRLAELGVDCFWVSQVGDNPARLRQLLELAWGRSDLIVASGGLGPTDDDVTREAVAGFLGEERRVDEAELERQRALRQRLGLPLSNERQAERIPSARFLPNPMGTAPGWWVERDGRVLVLLPGVPREMRAMWSREVEPRLRGRSGVSLLRRRLKLTGLGESLVAERLSDLTSRANPSVATYAKPTGVEVRIAVKGTPEEAQRLLARTEAEIRRRLGAYVWGVDEESLEDLAATRMAAAPGVWALAEAGTRGQLAAALAPRLPEERLAAVEIRPAPAGDPVEALQEMAGAIRRRAPRARAVLVALAAEARSARPPLGELAAVALLEPEQAELSPEAVRRVRPLSTGGPEQGAVLAALDRLRRSLPAS
- a CDS encoding helix-hairpin-helix domain-containing protein, translating into MPRTVRGPAAGVALLLLLAAAGLWWVRAGSPAQGAGRGAAGLEWRDGSAGQDGSGHPGSGRPPSSSPGEVQTPEGGPGDAGGSSGGSRGALLWVHVAGAVRRPGLYPLHEGARLGEALEAAGGPTDQAAADLLNLAAPLADGVRVTVPTRQEAARFPGWPVLSSDPGAGVAAAPPGAAAPGGWPATGEGGAASAGPAGGTQAGGRLDLNRATAEELDRLPGIGPARAQAIVALREARGGFRSVDELLEVRGIGPALLEELRSRVRVGPP
- a CDS encoding manganese efflux pump, with the translated sequence MRPPAFGPLHLWADLLLFALATNADNLVAGVAYAVRRIRIGWAANLVISLMGGLTMAGGMLLGSLVGGWLSIGLADRLGGALLTVIGAASLVQSAARRLPEEGKELRLARLGLVIRILRYPEEADQNLSGRIEGAEVLLLGAALSANNLAAGAGAGLMGLPILPTGVATALFSYLALLAGRPLLRLGRRWSLAAEWWGGLLLLALGLVNLLGTSNV
- a CDS encoding haloacid dehalogenase, translating into MNGEDRYRRLAPGVRALPEAVPFLERVGAVVFDVDGVLLDTSDSYPRVISEVTQYVLVHDHGWRETGRLIEPAETALFKAAGGFNSDWALTRGAVLFYLWKALKLEMAAGEAGGAGAAAGARQGGTAALRRAAPSLEELTEGLAAAGGGLGAEWRWLGERSEPQLLRELEARFDGERVDRLCGEFYAGDRCMEMFGYPAREWRGPGLCERERPRLEARLLPARLRYGLYTGRVAGGETRLALERAGLVGRMTPGAVITGDRWRKPDPAGLRAAAAALDVEVAIFAGDNIDDAWTVRNYREVSGDGETVFLFAGVLGGAPGDRAEALFREAGADLIVDEPDALLRLLDGSVPRGSG
- a CDS encoding DsbA family protein, which codes for MAAVDPGLELEVIFFHDVLCAWCYAVTPRLERLAGDLAQEGVAVRIEHRSFALAPEAADLERMFGSQEAAKREILNHWRAANANDDEHRIRADRMAERPFPYPYSTPGLLACQAAAILEGNEGHRRYFARVQRAHLTECLDINDREVLLACAEETGFDRAAFARAMESDEARRRLEADLALARDWGITGVPAMVLDRRWLVVGAQPYDRLKAAFQQVLAERNGGQPVAAADPEAGGERR
- the tpx gene encoding thiol peroxidase → MAEHTVLFGGKPVQLAGKPIEVGQTAPDATVQDNSMAVRHLSEWSGKVRLIAAVPSLDTPVCDAETRRFNQEAASLGDDVVILTVSMDLPFAQKRWCGAAGVDRVITLSDHIEASFGQAYGTLMPAQRLEARAVFVVGRDDRVRYVQYVPEVSDHPDYEAALAAVRQAVAD